From a single Planctellipticum variicoloris genomic region:
- a CDS encoding ThuA domain-containing protein, producing MRTLILFTALVAISAVPGLSAEKLPALIVDGQNNHGVWPKTTQMMKKYLEESGLFAVDVATTAPKGIDPDFHPDFAKYKVVVSNYNGAPWPEATQNAFADYVRNGGGFVVVHAADNSFPEWPEYNQMIGLGGWGGRNEKSGPYVYLSKEGEVIRNEEPGSGGHHGSQHDFSVVVRDSNHPITKGMPREWMHVKDELYDKLRGPAGRMKVLATAYADPATGGSGRHEPMIFTIDFGKGRVFHTPMGHADYSQECVGFIATLQRGTEWAATGSVTQPLPQDFPTATALSKRAWGE from the coding sequence ATGCGCACTCTGATTCTTTTCACCGCGCTGGTCGCGATCAGCGCCGTTCCCGGGCTCTCTGCGGAGAAACTGCCGGCGCTGATTGTCGACGGGCAGAACAATCACGGCGTCTGGCCCAAAACCACGCAGATGATGAAAAAGTACCTCGAAGAATCGGGACTCTTCGCAGTCGACGTCGCCACCACGGCCCCCAAGGGGATCGATCCCGATTTCCATCCGGATTTCGCAAAGTACAAAGTCGTCGTCTCCAACTACAACGGCGCCCCCTGGCCCGAAGCGACTCAGAATGCCTTCGCCGACTACGTGCGCAACGGCGGCGGCTTCGTCGTCGTTCATGCGGCGGACAACTCCTTCCCCGAGTGGCCCGAGTACAACCAGATGATCGGCCTGGGAGGCTGGGGCGGCCGGAATGAGAAAAGCGGCCCGTACGTCTATTTGAGCAAAGAGGGAGAGGTCATTCGCAACGAAGAACCCGGCTCGGGCGGGCACCACGGTTCTCAGCATGACTTTTCCGTCGTCGTCCGCGACTCGAACCACCCGATCACGAAGGGCATGCCCCGCGAATGGATGCATGTCAAGGACGAGCTTTACGACAAACTCCGCGGACCCGCCGGCCGAATGAAAGTCCTCGCGACCGCCTATGCCGACCCCGCCACAGGCGGCTCCGGCCGGCACGAGCCGATGATCTTCACGATCGACTTCGGCAAAGGGCGCGTGTTCCATACGCCGATGGGTCACGCCGACTATTCGCAGGAGTGCGTCGGCTTCATCGCGACGCTGCAGCGCGGGACCGAATGGGCCGCCACCGGCAGCGTGACGCAGCCTTTGCCGCAGGATTTTCCGACCGCGACCGCGCTCAGCAAGCGCGCATGGGGCGAATAG
- a CDS encoding DUF1559 domain-containing protein, with protein MRTHRRGFTLIELLVVIAIIAILIALLLPAVQQAREAARRTQCRNNLKQIGLALHNYHDTHSIFPYSTMNDGAMTASTTQRNILGSRALNHRGWSLLLPYIDQSPLYNQINFSEPAAAFNTPWTFSTDPFVNGNARAISRSLPAFLCPSDNGDPFFRTASIHYQISTQAQAAGLFGAKTSYDFNVDRYSSSQGFYDELNRLTRRMFGVNNSARIRDITDGTSNTVAVAEGTLDVRNGIANTWGYSKWVGNGIDFGYANGINWWPCCSWAPPMTSIPGRLSDWGTPGSTHTGGAHALMADGSVRFFSENLNRTTQLRLAQISDGNPLGDF; from the coding sequence ATGCGCACGCATCGTCGCGGTTTCACTCTGATCGAGCTGCTGGTCGTGATCGCGATCATCGCGATCCTGATCGCGTTGTTGCTGCCGGCCGTCCAGCAGGCCCGCGAGGCGGCCCGCCGCACGCAGTGCCGCAATAACCTGAAGCAAATCGGGTTGGCACTGCACAACTATCACGACACGCACAGCATTTTCCCGTACTCGACGATGAACGATGGCGCTATGACCGCCTCGACAACCCAACGAAACATTTTGGGAAGTCGTGCCTTGAATCATCGGGGCTGGTCGCTGCTGCTCCCGTACATTGATCAGTCTCCGCTCTACAATCAGATCAACTTCAGCGAGCCCGCGGCCGCTTTCAACACTCCCTGGACATTCAGTACCGATCCGTTCGTAAACGGAAACGCACGAGCTATCTCGAGGTCGTTGCCGGCGTTCCTCTGCCCGAGCGATAACGGCGATCCGTTCTTTCGCACCGCAAGCATTCACTATCAGATTTCGACACAGGCTCAGGCGGCGGGACTGTTTGGGGCCAAGACCTCCTACGACTTCAATGTGGACAGGTATTCAAGCAGCCAGGGTTTCTATGATGAGCTGAATCGCCTAACACGCAGAATGTTCGGGGTCAATAACTCGGCGCGCATTCGCGATATTACCGACGGCACCAGCAATACGGTTGCCGTCGCTGAGGGCACGCTCGACGTCCGCAACGGGATCGCCAACACGTGGGGCTATTCGAAGTGGGTCGGCAACGGCATTGATTTCGGTTACGCCAACGGAATCAATTGGTGGCCGTGCTGCTCCTGGGCTCCTCCCATGACTTCGATTCCGGGTCGGCTCTCCGATTGGGGAACTCCGGGCAGTACTCACACGGGGGGCGCACATGCCCTGATGGCCGATGGTTCTGTCCGGTTCTTCAGCGAGAATCTCAATCGAACCACACAATTGCGGTTGGCCCAGATTTCTGACGGCAATCCGCTGGGTGATTTCTAA
- a CDS encoding tetratricopeptide repeat protein, with translation MVGSAPRGSESSLSPRGSPPLYRLALVLLVLLVYGQTWRFEFLKLDDNQYVTENPYVLAGLSLDSIRWAFAPSGYAANWHPLTWLSLMLDSELFGLWAGGYHITNVVLHALNSLLVFGLFCRLANSPRRSFMVAALFAVHPLHVESVAWITERKDVLSTLFALLSLNAYVRFIERRQASHYLWAWCCLLLSLLSKQMFVTLPCVYLLLDFWPLRRLSPEIQAGQPPLSPQAGVPHVKLWALVAEKVPFAVLSAGFCLIAVWAQTAGEALADLQELPLLDRLNNAVVSCAIYLWQTIWPINLAIFYPYPPAGKSAWEVGACLLLLLAITGGALYQSRRRPYLLMGWLWYLITLLPVIGIVQVGEQAHADRYMYFPLIGPALSGTWWLAEVLSARGGSVRVTWLTATAVLFVTGSLAWMQTRYWHDSITLFRHTLRVTDDNWLAHATLASALMDAPTPDHFHEAESHLRESLRIKPNYVTAHYNMALVLSDLGDLSRANVHFRETLALKPEHIRARLLLCLNLKRLGLSEELAKERAELETHQESLPAELRSALDAL, from the coding sequence GTGGTCGGCAGCGCCCCCCGCGGAAGTGAATCGTCATTATCGCCTCGCGGATCGCCGCCGCTCTATCGCCTGGCCTTGGTGCTGTTGGTGCTGCTGGTCTATGGCCAGACTTGGCGGTTTGAGTTTCTCAAGCTTGACGACAACCAATATGTCACCGAGAACCCGTATGTCCTGGCGGGTTTGTCGCTCGATTCCATTCGCTGGGCGTTCGCGCCTTCCGGCTATGCCGCGAACTGGCATCCACTGACCTGGCTTTCGCTCATGCTCGACTCCGAGTTATTCGGTCTCTGGGCAGGCGGTTATCATATTACAAATGTCGTGTTGCATGCGCTGAACAGCCTGCTCGTCTTCGGCTTATTCTGCCGGCTCGCGAATTCGCCCAGACGAAGCTTCATGGTCGCGGCTCTCTTCGCAGTGCACCCCCTCCACGTGGAATCGGTCGCCTGGATCACCGAGCGCAAAGATGTACTGAGTACCCTGTTCGCCCTCTTGTCGCTGAACGCTTACGTGCGATTCATCGAGCGGCGGCAAGCCAGTCATTATTTGTGGGCCTGGTGCTGCCTGCTGCTCAGCCTGTTGAGCAAGCAAATGTTCGTGACACTCCCTTGCGTCTACCTGTTGCTGGATTTCTGGCCGCTCCGTCGGTTGTCGCCGGAAATTCAGGCAGGGCAGCCGCCACTCTCCCCCCAGGCCGGTGTTCCCCATGTGAAGCTGTGGGCGTTGGTTGCCGAGAAGGTTCCGTTCGCCGTGTTGAGCGCCGGATTCTGCCTCATCGCCGTCTGGGCGCAGACGGCCGGCGAAGCGCTCGCGGACCTGCAAGAACTCCCGTTGCTCGACCGGCTCAATAACGCAGTTGTCAGCTGTGCCATTTACCTGTGGCAGACAATCTGGCCGATCAACCTGGCGATCTTTTATCCTTACCCTCCGGCCGGCAAGAGCGCCTGGGAGGTCGGCGCATGCCTGCTGTTGTTGTTGGCGATAACCGGCGGAGCACTCTACCAGTCTCGACGTCGGCCCTACCTGTTGATGGGGTGGCTCTGGTACCTGATCACGCTGCTGCCCGTCATCGGGATCGTGCAGGTCGGAGAGCAGGCACACGCCGACCGTTACATGTACTTTCCACTGATCGGGCCCGCCCTGTCCGGAACATGGTGGCTGGCGGAGGTCCTCTCAGCACGGGGTGGCAGCGTGCGTGTCACCTGGCTGACGGCAACCGCTGTCCTGTTCGTGACTGGCAGCCTCGCCTGGATGCAGACTCGATACTGGCACGATTCCATCACTCTGTTCCGCCATACGCTGCGAGTCACGGACGATAACTGGCTGGCTCACGCAACCCTGGCCTCCGCGCTGATGGATGCGCCGACTCCGGACCACTTCCACGAGGCCGAGAGCCACTTGCGCGAGTCCCTGCGAATCAAGCCGAACTACGTAACCGCACATTACAATATGGCGTTAGTTTTGAGCGACCTTGGCGACCTGTCGCGTGCCAACGTGCATTTCCGGGAAACGCTGGCGCTGAAGCCGGAACACATCCGAGCCCGGCTGCTGTTGTGCCTCAACCTCAAGCGGCTGGGATTGTCGGAGGAGTTGGCCAAAGAACGAGCGGAGTTAGAAACTCATCAGGAATCGCTCCCCGCAGAGTTACGATCCGCGCTAGATGCTTTGTAA
- a CDS encoding ArnT family glycosyltransferase, with protein MLRDSMDSSTDISSRVAFGLMLIVLLGAVLLRIRLLALPLERDEGEYAYIGWLMLQGVPPYAEAYTMKLPGIHAAYAGLLAVFGHSVEAIRGGLVLVNLASVILIYWLGRQWSSRTGAVAAAAIFAVVSVGHTVHGFMANAEHFVLLPALAGIWLLQRDETRDRPLTVCGAGLCFGLAFLMKQTAVVFLVFALTWMAWSWRMTGFAAPRQFVARVMGFLAGPLLLYGVLWVWMVAAGTFDNFWRWTVEYPREYVSQVSWSAGIDLFLLTAVPIAMFAWPALLLAIVGIYASLRSTDRATRGVFLVLFVVFSFLAVCPGLYFREHYFLFLLPSVAFAGGSAIDLLSQTLRQWGRSVVPLVLVISSLSWSLYADSDVLFRLPLEKISRLMYGDNPFPESAAIAEYIEKSTPPSARVAMFGSEPQILFLARRRSATGFLYMYPMTEQHEFAESMQRQMIDEIEAVEPQLVAVVTVPSSWLYRPTAPRLLFEWMNSEIPRRYALEALVPIGEDGVTEILDGEFAVAAAPQIPVAVKLLRQRP; from the coding sequence ATGCTCCGTGATTCGATGGATTCTTCAACGGATATCTCGTCTCGCGTCGCGTTCGGCCTGATGCTGATCGTTCTGCTGGGAGCCGTGCTCCTGCGGATTCGGTTGCTGGCCCTGCCCCTTGAACGTGACGAGGGAGAGTATGCGTATATCGGCTGGCTGATGCTGCAGGGCGTTCCGCCCTATGCTGAAGCGTACACGATGAAGCTGCCGGGGATTCACGCGGCTTATGCCGGGCTGCTGGCCGTGTTCGGTCATTCTGTCGAGGCGATTCGCGGCGGACTCGTCCTCGTGAATCTGGCTTCCGTGATCCTGATCTACTGGCTCGGACGACAGTGGTCCAGCCGAACTGGAGCGGTGGCCGCAGCAGCGATATTTGCCGTCGTGTCCGTGGGACACACGGTTCATGGATTTATGGCCAATGCCGAGCACTTTGTGCTTTTGCCAGCGCTGGCGGGGATCTGGCTTCTGCAGCGAGACGAAACGCGAGATCGACCGCTGACGGTTTGTGGGGCCGGGCTCTGTTTCGGGTTGGCATTTCTCATGAAGCAGACGGCGGTCGTGTTCCTCGTGTTCGCACTGACATGGATGGCCTGGTCCTGGCGAATGACCGGATTTGCCGCGCCGCGTCAGTTCGTGGCGCGAGTCATGGGGTTTCTCGCTGGTCCGCTGCTGCTTTATGGGGTGCTGTGGGTGTGGATGGTCGCGGCGGGGACGTTCGACAATTTCTGGCGTTGGACCGTGGAGTATCCGCGGGAGTATGTGTCGCAGGTTTCGTGGTCTGCGGGTATTGACCTGTTTCTGTTGACGGCCGTTCCGATCGCGATGTTCGCGTGGCCTGCGTTGCTCCTCGCCATCGTGGGGATCTACGCATCGCTGCGCAGTACGGATCGAGCGACGCGGGGTGTTTTCCTCGTGCTCTTTGTGGTCTTCAGCTTTCTCGCGGTGTGCCCGGGACTCTATTTTCGCGAACACTATTTTCTATTTTTGCTACCCAGCGTGGCGTTTGCCGGCGGGTCTGCCATCGATCTTCTGTCACAGACTCTTCGACAGTGGGGACGTTCCGTAGTGCCGCTGGTGCTGGTGATCTCCAGCCTTTCGTGGAGCCTGTACGCCGACAGCGATGTGCTGTTTCGACTGCCGCTCGAGAAGATCTCGAGGCTGATGTACGGCGACAATCCCTTCCCTGAGTCTGCGGCCATTGCTGAATACATCGAAAAATCTACGCCTCCGTCGGCTCGCGTGGCGATGTTCGGGTCGGAGCCGCAGATTCTATTTCTCGCCCGTCGTCGCTCGGCCACCGGGTTTTTGTACATGTACCCCATGACCGAACAGCACGAGTTCGCAGAGTCAATGCAGCGGCAGATGATCGATGAGATCGAAGCTGTTGAACCGCAGCTTGTGGCTGTGGTCACCGTGCCGAGTTCGTGGCTGTATCGTCCCACGGCTCCGCGACTCCTGTTCGAATGGATGAACAGCGAGATTCCCCGGCGATACGCCTTGGAAGCCCTGGTTCCAATTGGTGAAGACGGGGTGACGGAAATTCTGGACGGCGAGTTCGCCGTCGCAGCCGCCCCGCAGATTCCGGTCGCGGTGAAACTTTTGCGGCAGCGGCCGTAG
- a CDS encoding tetratricopeptide repeat protein — MTPSPALRLKLAEMERIHGNADGQKRQQSAAAELRGVAAYRDNSLEAAAAELQQAVQLRAENVRAWYYLGGVHRVRGELAAARAAYERCVATDGHHHRALRRLTDGALPSGT, encoded by the coding sequence ATGACTCCGTCCCCGGCACTGCGCCTCAAACTGGCCGAGATGGAGCGGATCCACGGCAATGCCGACGGCCAGAAGCGGCAACAATCCGCCGCTGCGGAGTTGCGGGGCGTGGCGGCGTACCGGGACAACAGCCTGGAAGCCGCGGCGGCTGAGCTGCAGCAGGCCGTGCAGCTCCGCGCGGAAAACGTGCGGGCCTGGTACTACCTGGGAGGAGTCCACCGCGTGCGAGGGGAGCTTGCCGCGGCGAGAGCGGCCTATGAGCGGTGCGTGGCGACTGACGGTCATCACCATCGGGCGCTGCGGCGGTTGACAGATGGGGCATTGCCGTCGGGTACCTAG
- a CDS encoding sulfatase has product MSRLVLLAGFTLTCLSSADRAVAADRPNVLFIAVDDLNHWVGHLGRNPQTRTPNIDKLAARGVTFRKAYCTAPACNPSRASLLSGRRPSSTAVYTNSDNFLPLIPESQTLPTTFKNAGYEVLGAGKIYHGGLGRESEWTTIAKDLGRDPKVPAGVSDGVGGIKFAQLDCRDEDLEDYCIADWSIDQLRKTHDKPFFLACGFHKPHMPWNVPRKYYDMFPLETIQLPPTRENDLADVPPPGVKIAGPQGDHARMLESGRWKEAVQAYLATIAYLDMNVGRVIKALDESQHRDDTIIVLWGDHGWHLGEKEHWRKFALWEEATRAPLMWVAPGVTQASGVCDRTVDFLSIYPTLCDLCQVPVPAHVEGPSLRPLLADPAAAWDRPALTTHGYQNHAVRSEKWRYIRYADGSEELYDETADPFEWTNLASAAEHAATKAELARWFPKVNAPPVGKKNEAQPKARGKNKKKAAANN; this is encoded by the coding sequence ATGAGCCGTCTCGTCCTTCTGGCTGGATTCACACTGACCTGCCTGTCATCCGCCGACCGCGCGGTCGCCGCCGACCGCCCGAACGTCCTGTTCATCGCCGTGGACGATCTGAACCACTGGGTCGGGCACCTCGGTCGCAATCCCCAGACCCGCACCCCCAACATCGACAAGCTCGCTGCGCGCGGCGTGACGTTCCGCAAAGCCTACTGCACGGCCCCGGCGTGCAATCCTTCGCGGGCCTCGCTCCTCTCCGGCCGCCGGCCTTCTTCAACCGCCGTGTATACGAACTCGGACAACTTTCTGCCGCTGATTCCAGAGTCTCAGACGTTGCCGACAACGTTCAAGAACGCCGGTTACGAAGTCCTCGGCGCAGGCAAAATCTATCACGGCGGCCTCGGTCGCGAGTCCGAATGGACAACTATCGCCAAAGACCTGGGCCGAGATCCCAAAGTTCCGGCGGGAGTGAGCGACGGCGTCGGCGGGATCAAGTTTGCTCAACTCGATTGCCGCGACGAGGATCTGGAGGACTATTGCATTGCCGACTGGAGCATCGACCAGCTTCGGAAAACGCACGACAAGCCGTTCTTCCTGGCCTGCGGATTCCATAAGCCGCACATGCCCTGGAACGTCCCCCGCAAGTACTACGACATGTTCCCGCTGGAGACGATCCAGCTTCCCCCGACGCGGGAAAATGACCTGGCCGACGTTCCGCCTCCGGGCGTGAAGATCGCCGGGCCGCAGGGGGACCACGCGAGGATGCTCGAATCGGGCCGCTGGAAGGAAGCCGTGCAGGCCTACCTGGCCACGATTGCGTACCTCGACATGAACGTGGGCCGCGTGATCAAGGCGCTCGACGAGAGTCAGCACCGCGACGATACGATCATCGTCCTCTGGGGCGATCACGGCTGGCACCTGGGCGAGAAAGAACACTGGCGCAAGTTCGCTCTCTGGGAAGAAGCCACCCGGGCGCCGCTGATGTGGGTCGCCCCGGGCGTTACGCAGGCCAGCGGCGTCTGCGACCGCACCGTCGATTTCCTGTCGATCTACCCGACCCTCTGCGATCTCTGTCAGGTCCCCGTTCCCGCGCACGTCGAAGGCCCCAGCCTCCGTCCGCTGCTGGCCGATCCCGCAGCCGCCTGGGATCGTCCTGCGCTCACCACGCACGGCTATCAGAACCACGCCGTCCGTTCGGAAAAGTGGCGCTACATCCGCTATGCGGACGGCTCCGAAGAACTGTACGATGAAACCGCCGACCCCTTCGAATGGACCAATCTTGCCAGCGCCGCGGAGCACGCCGCGACCAAAGCGGAACTCGCCCGCTGGTTCCCCAAAGTCAACGCACCGCCCGTCGGCAAGAAGAACGAAGCTCAACCCAAAGCCCGCGGCAAGAACAAGAAAAAAGCGGCGGCCAATAACTGA
- a CDS encoding SMP-30/gluconolactonase/LRE family protein, which translates to MMLLRWLASGMFALSLSAPLMSEDAPPLVADSPIETLFTDFGLPDGPAWDGVNTLYIPDVKGAKLYRYNPAKNERSVVLEDSGRLSASFFNLGRLYVSDNGNGRISVLKGKTLEVQDQQDPDAKPPIRPNDLVVDKNGGVWYTLTGQNQVAYVSPQGQRSIGVEGIDSPNGLILSPDENTLYVAAYKPKQIWKYAVTGPGKTGPGALFATMDDGPELGADGMTTDRAGNVYCAGAKDVWIWSPAGKLLHKIVCPTRPINCAFGDANMQSLYITGFGGLYRQKMNISGKPPQIPTVASVQPANEKVPPTAVPETVQAHLDVVYAQEVDRKLLADIFVPTTGAGPFPAVLVVHGGGWVHGDKTKFRAMAVSLAACGYVTAAIEYRLAGEARFPAAIHDCNAATRFLRAEARTYHIDPNRIGAVGGSAGGHLVGLMATGSDVPELQGHGGHPDQSSRLQAAVVLAGPLQIATGSVAERSRATEGPSFARHFFGGSIDEARSLYELADAYAKISKDDPPILFQTGEKDNPALNADSQEKLKGAGVWTDLKIYPDGQHGCWNQRPWFDAMLGDIDGFLQEHLKP; encoded by the coding sequence ATGATGCTGCTTCGATGGCTTGCCAGCGGAATGTTTGCGCTGTCATTGTCTGCCCCCTTGATGTCGGAGGACGCTCCTCCGCTCGTCGCTGACAGCCCCATCGAGACTCTCTTCACCGACTTCGGCCTGCCGGACGGCCCGGCCTGGGATGGCGTCAACACGCTCTACATCCCGGACGTCAAAGGGGCGAAACTCTATCGCTACAATCCGGCGAAGAACGAACGAAGCGTCGTGCTGGAAGACTCCGGCCGGCTCAGTGCCTCGTTCTTCAATCTCGGTCGACTGTACGTCTCCGACAACGGCAACGGCCGGATTTCCGTCCTCAAGGGAAAGACGCTTGAAGTCCAGGACCAGCAGGATCCCGACGCCAAGCCGCCGATTCGACCGAACGATCTGGTCGTCGATAAGAACGGCGGCGTCTGGTACACCCTCACCGGCCAGAACCAGGTCGCCTACGTCAGCCCACAGGGTCAGCGATCCATCGGCGTGGAAGGCATCGACTCGCCCAACGGGCTGATTCTGTCTCCCGACGAAAACACGCTCTACGTGGCCGCGTACAAGCCCAAACAGATCTGGAAGTACGCCGTCACCGGTCCGGGCAAAACGGGCCCGGGCGCCTTGTTCGCCACCATGGACGACGGCCCTGAACTGGGCGCCGACGGCATGACCACCGACCGGGCCGGGAATGTCTACTGCGCCGGCGCGAAGGACGTCTGGATCTGGAGCCCCGCCGGGAAGCTGTTGCACAAGATTGTCTGCCCCACCCGTCCAATCAATTGTGCGTTCGGCGACGCGAACATGCAGAGCCTGTATATCACGGGCTTCGGCGGTCTCTATCGCCAGAAGATGAATATCTCCGGAAAACCGCCCCAGATTCCGACCGTCGCTTCCGTTCAGCCAGCCAACGAAAAGGTTCCGCCGACGGCCGTTCCCGAGACGGTACAGGCCCATCTCGACGTCGTCTATGCTCAGGAGGTTGACCGCAAACTCCTCGCCGATATCTTTGTCCCGACAACCGGCGCCGGTCCCTTCCCGGCGGTCCTCGTCGTCCACGGCGGCGGTTGGGTTCACGGCGACAAAACGAAGTTCCGCGCGATGGCTGTCTCGCTGGCCGCCTGCGGCTATGTGACCGCGGCGATCGAGTACCGCCTCGCCGGCGAAGCCCGCTTTCCCGCCGCGATTCACGACTGCAATGCGGCGACGCGATTCCTCCGCGCGGAAGCCAGGACCTACCATATCGATCCCAACCGGATCGGAGCCGTCGGAGGCTCAGCCGGCGGGCATCTCGTCGGCCTGATGGCCACCGGCTCGGACGTCCCCGAACTGCAGGGCCACGGCGGTCACCCCGATCAGTCGTCGCGACTGCAGGCGGCTGTGGTCCTGGCCGGTCCGCTGCAGATCGCGACAGGCAGCGTGGCGGAGCGTTCCCGCGCGACCGAGGGGCCGTCGTTCGCCCGCCATTTCTTCGGCGGTTCGATCGACGAGGCGCGGTCGCTGTACGAACTCGCCGATGCGTACGCCAAGATCTCGAAGGACGACCCGCCCATCCTGTTCCAGACCGGCGAGAAGGACAATCCGGCACTCAACGCCGACTCGCAGGAGAAGCTGAAAGGAGCGGGTGTCTGGACCGACCTGAAGATCTACCCGGACGGCCAGCACGGCTGCTGGAATCAGCGTCCGTGGTTCGATGCGATGCTGGGAGATATTGATGGGTTCCTGCAGGAACACTTGAAGCCGTAA
- a CDS encoding M3 family metallopeptidase codes for MPEAAPVDNPLLATTGLPDFARIEPAHVAPAVRQLLDQTAARLEILEQQLQPTWEGSLGLLEELDRPFDYAWKPVSHLLSVKNSPELREAYEAALPEIVSFGLRVRQSEPIYRALVALRNSPGWADLSSARQRIVTDRIKDAELAGIALEGAAKERFNAIEQELSQLGTQFSNNVLDVTKAYALDITLQADAEGWPATLRQLAAQTWNKAHPDVAVSATPEAGPWRITLEVPLLNPFLEHCRIPDLRETLYRAFVTRASQEPHDNSDLIRQILRLRRESAHLLGYDNYAEVSLAKKMAPSVAAIQEMFERLRVAAWPAGQRDLEDLKQLRRERGEGDQLQLWDLAFYAERLREQRFAFTDEELRPYFPFERVLAGLFSLCERLFGIRIQHVPAGVSVWHPDVRYYRVDDESGREIAGFYLDPYSRPENKRSGAWMNDCLGRRRIGGTLQLPVAHLVCNQTPPVGGRPALMTFREAETLFHEMGHGLQHMLTKVDEADAAGINGIEWDAVELPSQFMENWCYHRPTLMGMTGHFETGAPLPEELFQKLCAARTYRAGSMILRQLLFGMVDLELHTTFDPDGTETVFDVNRRLAQKTSVLPPLPEDRFLCSFQHIFAGGYAAGYYSYKWAEILSADAFGAFEDAGLDNEEAVRQTGRKFRDTVLSLGGSRHPMDVFRDFRGRDPQVEALLRQAGLLEPA; via the coding sequence ATGCCCGAGGCCGCCCCCGTCGATAACCCCCTGCTCGCCACGACCGGCCTGCCCGATTTCGCCCGCATCGAGCCCGCTCACGTCGCCCCCGCCGTCCGGCAATTGCTCGATCAGACGGCTGCCCGGCTCGAAATTCTGGAGCAGCAGCTTCAGCCAACCTGGGAGGGAAGCCTCGGGCTGCTCGAAGAGCTCGACCGGCCGTTCGACTATGCCTGGAAACCCGTCTCCCATCTGCTCAGCGTGAAGAACTCGCCCGAACTGCGGGAAGCGTACGAAGCGGCCCTGCCCGAGATCGTCTCCTTCGGCCTGCGCGTCCGGCAGAGCGAGCCGATCTATCGGGCGCTCGTGGCGCTGCGAAACAGCCCAGGCTGGGCCGACCTGTCGTCGGCCCGCCAGCGGATCGTGACGGACCGCATCAAAGATGCCGAACTGGCCGGCATTGCTCTGGAAGGAGCCGCCAAGGAACGCTTCAACGCGATCGAGCAGGAGCTGTCGCAGCTCGGGACGCAGTTTTCGAACAATGTGCTCGATGTGACGAAGGCTTACGCCCTCGATATTACATTGCAGGCCGATGCCGAGGGCTGGCCGGCGACGCTCCGCCAGCTTGCGGCGCAGACCTGGAACAAGGCTCATCCCGACGTTGCGGTTTCCGCCACGCCGGAAGCCGGTCCCTGGCGAATCACGCTGGAAGTCCCGCTGCTCAATCCGTTCCTCGAACACTGCCGGATCCCGGACCTGCGCGAAACCCTCTACCGCGCGTTTGTCACGCGGGCTTCGCAGGAGCCGCACGACAACTCCGATCTCATCCGCCAGATTCTCCGCCTCCGCCGCGAGTCCGCTCATTTGCTGGGCTATGACAACTACGCCGAAGTCAGCCTGGCGAAGAAAATGGCGCCGAGCGTGGCGGCGATTCAGGAGATGTTCGAGCGGCTGCGCGTCGCCGCGTGGCCAGCCGGGCAGCGCGATCTGGAAGATTTGAAGCAGCTCCGTCGCGAACGGGGCGAAGGGGACCAGCTTCAGCTCTGGGATCTCGCCTTCTACGCCGAGCGGCTGCGCGAGCAGCGGTTCGCCTTCACCGACGAAGAACTTCGGCCCTACTTCCCGTTCGAACGGGTACTTGCCGGGCTGTTCTCGCTCTGCGAGCGGCTGTTCGGCATCCGGATTCAGCATGTTCCCGCCGGAGTTTCCGTCTGGCATCCCGACGTACGGTATTACCGCGTCGACGACGAATCCGGTCGCGAGATCGCCGGCTTCTACCTCGATCCCTACTCGCGTCCCGAGAATAAGCGGAGCGGGGCCTGGATGAACGACTGCCTGGGACGTCGGCGCATCGGCGGCACGCTTCAGTTGCCGGTCGCCCACCTGGTCTGCAATCAGACGCCTCCGGTCGGCGGTCGTCCAGCCCTGATGACATTTCGCGAGGCCGAGACGCTGTTCCACGAGATGGGTCACGGCCTGCAGCACATGCTGACGAAGGTCGACGAGGCCGACGCTGCGGGGATCAACGGCATCGAGTGGGACGCCGTCGAACTCCCGAGCCAGTTCATGGAAAACTGGTGTTACCACCGGCCGACATTGATGGGGATGACCGGTCACTTCGAGACCGGCGCGCCACTCCCCGAGGAACTATTCCAGAAACTCTGCGCCGCCCGGACTTACCGGGCCGGTTCGATGATTCTGCGGCAACTCCTGTTCGGCATGGTCGATCTGGAACTGCACACCACGTTTGATCCGGACGGGACCGAGACCGTCTTCGACGTCAACCGGCGTCTCGCCCAGAAAACAAGCGTCTTGCCGCCGCTGCCGGAGGATCGCTTCCTCTGTTCATTCCAGCACATTTTCGCCGGGGGCTACGCGGCCGGTTACTACAGTTACAAGTGGGCGGAGATTCTCAGCGCCGATGCGTTCGGCGCGTTTGAAGACGCCGGGCTCGACAATGAGGAAGCGGTGCGCCAGACGGGCCGCAAGTTCCGTGATACGGTCCTCTCACTGGGGGGGAGCCGGCATCCGATGGACGTCTTCCGCGACTTCCGCGGCCGCGATCCGCAGGTCGAAGCGCTGCTCCGCCAGGCCGGTCTGCTGGAGCCGGCATGA